The genomic window CTAGAACCTTTAAAGATGAATTCCACATTTGTAAGGGTAGAGCACGGAAAACCTATAAAAAACAGAGCAATAGGATATGTTCCAGATGGTAATGGATTTAAATACTCAGTTAATAGTCAACTAAGTTATGGTGCAGGTAGTATGGGTTCTTCTGTCAATGATTTGGCGATTTGGACGCAAATGCTCAATGAACAAATTTCAGAATTTAAACCTTTAGCACAATTTTTAAAACAAACCGAAACTTTAAACTCTGGTAAAAAAGCAAATTATGCAAGAGGAGTAATGATTGACACTTACAAAGGTTTTGAAGTGGTTGGTCATAGTGGTTACGGTTTTGGAGCTCGCTCTCATTTAATTGCTGTTAAGGAAAAGCAATTAGGGATTATTGTCTTAACAAATACACAAACTATTGATGCGACACGTGTAGCTTATCAAGTTTTAGATATTCTTCTAAAAGATGAAAAAATGAAAGAGGTGAAAACTATTCAATCATCGTTTAAAAAACAGGATGTTAATCAATTTACAGGAGAATTTAAAGAAATAAACAGTGACATGACCATGAAGCTATTTGTAGAGAATGATACTTTAAAAGCTTTGGGTTCAATGGGTAAAACACCTGTTGCTCTTGTGCAATACGCTACAAATAAATTTCACAGGGCCCAAAGTGAAAATGTTAAGTACGATTTTACACCATCATCTAGTCATGATATGGTAATTTCATTTGGTGGCACACCATTTTATTTTAAACACGCTAAATTTATTGATGAGACTTTAGTTACTGTGAAAGATTTTATTGGCGATTTTTATTCTGAAGAGTTAGATGTTAACTATCGTTTTTATTTAAAAGATAATGTGCTTAAACTAACCTACAAAGAAAATGAAGAGGTTACTTTAAAACCTATTCAATTAAATCAATTTGGA from Winogradskyella sp. MH6 includes these protein-coding regions:
- a CDS encoding serine hydrolase domain-containing protein; the protein is MSILKYSVACFVFLIFCHLKAQENISESIDELLKVYDSNGEPGLSVKVIRDGESIYSKGLGLSNLDYDIKNSDSTVHNIASITKQFTAAAIWALINEDKLSLEDDIRTYFPEFPDYGEVVKIKHLLNHTSGIRNYHTLMYLSGFDYDNNYYDNNTVLELAKRQKNLNHLPNEKVSYSNTNYNLLTLIIERVSGLNLNDYLKLKILEPLKMNSTFVRVEHGKPIKNRAIGYVPDGNGFKYSVNSQLSYGAGSMGSSVNDLAIWTQMLNEQISEFKPLAQFLKQTETLNSGKKANYARGVMIDTYKGFEVVGHSGYGFGARSHLIAVKEKQLGIIVLTNTQTIDATRVAYQVLDILLKDEKMKEVKTIQSSFKKQDVNQFTGEFKEINSDMTMKLFVENDTLKALGSMGKTPVALVQYATNKFHRAQSENVKYDFTPSSSHDMVISFGGTPFYFKHAKFIDETLVTVKDFIGDFYSEELDVNYRFYLKDNVLKLTYKENEEVTLKPIQLNQFGNGDRTLYHFVKDRNGKVTGMLLSCDGTVKEIIFKKKRITI